CTCGGCGTGCGCGGCGAGGGCGGTGCGGTAGGCCGCGTCGGCGTCCTCGACGGTCGGCGCGACCAGTGCGTCGATCCGGTATGCGAGGCCGGTCGCGAGCGGCCCCCCGAAGGCCTGCAGCAGCGGCCGGACCCGGTCGTGCCATTCGCCCGCGCGGCCGGGGTCGCCGCGCCGGACGTGGGCTTCCACCAGGTCGACCCGGGCCGGGATGACGCCGTCGCGCAGCCCCCGGCCCAGGAACCCGACGTCGGCGGCCTCGGTCAGCCGGGACGCAGCCTCGTCGAGCCGGCCGTCCAGCAGCGCCCGCAGGCCGAGGGCACGGTCGTGGGTCGCGCGGCGTCGCCGGTCGCACCAGCGGTCGGTGAGCACGCGCAAGGCCTGTGCCTCCCGCTGGAGAGTCTCGGTGTCGGCGCAGGCCGCGGCGAGCTCGGTGGCGAGCGCGGCCAACCCCCGCGAGGCGCCGGAGGCACCGGAGGAGTCGGCGAGCGGTCGGGCCCGGGCGAGCAGCGCCCTCGCCGCCTCCCACTCCCCGTCGGCGCGGGCCCGCCAGGCCTCGATCCCCCACAGGCAGGACAGCGGCTCGGGGGCGTTCGCCAGCCGGTCCTCCGCCACCGCCAGTCGGTGTGCGCCGGCAGCCCCGTCGTCGAGCAGCAGGTCGTCGAGGAACACGGCGTCGAGCAGCGCGCCGCGGTCCATCCCCTGGGGGTCGACGGCGGCGGCCTCGGCCAGCACGGCGGTGCGCAACGCGACGCCGTCGGCGACCTCACCCGCCTGGATGAGCGCCGCGGCCAGCAGCGCCCGTCCGGTCCACGGTGGCGACGGCCGGCCACTGCCCGCCGGACCGGGGTCGGGATCGAGCTCGGCCGCCTCCCGGGCGGCGCGCAGGCCGAGATCAGGCCGCCCCAGCGTCCACGCCGCCATCGCGGCGTCCCAGAACAGGACCGGAAGCACGGCGGGTGCCGTGCGCCGTGCCTCGTCGATGGCGGCCCACTGGGCCGTGAGTGAGGCGCCCGGGTCGACGTCGGCCCGCTGCACCGCCCGCAGCCACGAGACCCACCCGGCCGCCTCGGGGTCCAGCCGCACCCCGGCCAGCAGGTCCAGCAGCGGCACCATGCCCTCGACCCCGAGATCGAAGCGCGCGGCCAGCCGCACCCCCCGCAGGGCCCGGTCCACCCGCTCCTCCGACGTCACCGACAGCCGCGCCGCGATCGCCCAGGCCCGGCACGCCGCGTCCAGGTACCCCAGCGACTCGGCTCGTTCCGCCTGCTCCGCGACCGCGTCCGCCACCAGCCCGTCGGCCAGCACCACGCTGCGCGCGAGGAAGCCGACGACGAGTGCGGGCGGCATGTCCAACGCGCGGGCCTGTTCGGCGGCGACGGCGTAGCGGTCGCGCAGCAGCGCAGCCGGAGCGCCGCGGAGGACCACGTCACGCACCAGGGGGTGGACGAACTCGGGCGGTGTCCCCGGCGTGACGAGGGCGGCGGATACCGCGGCGTCCAGGTCATCGGGGCCCCAGCCGCCCCGGTCGGCCAGTGCCGCGACCAGGTCCGGTCGGGGACCGGCGACGGCGAGGTCCACCAGGCTCAGCCGGCTCGCGTCGGGCAGCCTTTCCACGACTCCGAGCCAGGCGGACATCAGCGCCGGGGCGATCGGCAGCGGGTCCGGCAGCGGCGCCCGGCCGGCGAGCTGGTCGGCGGTCAGGAGCCGGGTCGCCTCGTGCAGCGCGAGCGGGAGCCCCTGCAGCGCAACGGCAAGCGACTG
The nucleotide sequence above comes from Candidatus Nanopelagicales bacterium. Encoded proteins:
- a CDS encoding LuxR family transcriptional regulator — its product is MLLGRAGEIGRLDDLLDGATHGHGGTLLVVGVPGIGKTALLDAAARRASRRHVRVLRARAVEGSVDLPFSLVEDLHVAAGQQRPAVSGVAQHADALTDLLASLSRSGPLLVAVDDAHNADRGSLAVLARALGRVSSLGVAGVVAARPQPGVGDTVAAWPRVELHPLSDDAATAVLRSVLGADIDPGVAQSLAVALQGLPLALHEATRLLTADQLAGRAPLPDPLPIAPALMSAWLGVVERLPDASRLSLVDLAVAGPRPDLVAALADRGGWGPDDLDAAVSAALVTPGTPPEFVHPLVRDVVLRGAPAALLRDRYAVAAEQARALDMPPALVVGFLARSVVLADGLVADAVAEQAERAESLGYLDAACRAWAIAARLSVTSEERVDRALRGVRLAARFDLGVEGMVPLLDLLAGVRLDPEAAGWVSWLRAVQRADVDPGASLTAQWAAIDEARRTAPAVLPVLFWDAAMAAWTLGRPDLGLRAAREAAELDPDPGPAGSGRPSPPWTGRALLAAALIQAGEVADGVALRTAVLAEAAAVDPQGMDRGALLDAVFLDDLLLDDGAAGAHRLAVAEDRLANAPEPLSCLWGIEAWRARADGEWEAARALLARARPLADSSGASGASRGLAALATELAAACADTETLQREAQALRVLTDRWCDRRRRATHDRALGLRALLDGRLDEAASRLTEAADVGFLGRGLRDGVIPARVDLVEAHVRRGDPGRAGEWHDRVRPLLQAFGGPLATGLAYRIDALVAPTVEDADAAYRTALAAHAESPEAFEHARTLLLHGEHLRRTRRRGEARAALAQSAQLFARLGASPWRARAEDERRACGGDPGTTSAGSLDDLTPQERAVALAVCAGRTNQEAADYLSLSPRTVEHHLSNAYRKLGVRGRANLARALGRQEAPTA